A section of the Synechococcus sp. MU1617 genome encodes:
- the secY gene encoding preprotein translocase subunit SecY has protein sequence MLVSRGRNPNASEVIGQLITNPGLRSRVLTTLGLLLLVRLGIYIPMPGIDREAFKQFIDQGGQLIGFLDIFTGGGISTLGIFALGILPFINASIILQLLTAALPQLEDLQKNEGEAGRRKIAQITRYVALGWGLVQSVVFAMILRQYAIEGLSEVTFVVQTALALVTGSMVVMWLSEVITERGIGQGASLVIFLNIVATLPRTLGATIEAAQTGDRDTVLGIIVLVLVFLATIVGIIFVQEGARRIPIVSAKRQVGGAGVLPTRQSYLPLKLNAGGVMPIIFASALIFLPVTIANLTKSEWLIRAASALNPGAANPWPYALTFFGLILGFSYFYASLTVNPADIATNLKRGGVAIPGVRPGSATANYLSGVQNRLTLLGGLFLGAVAIIPAAVERATNVQTFQGLGATSLLILVGVAIDTAKQVQTYVISQRYEGLVRQ, from the coding sequence ATGCTCGTCAGTCGGGGTCGCAACCCCAACGCCTCCGAAGTGATCGGCCAGCTGATCACCAACCCTGGGCTCCGCAGTCGTGTGCTCACCACACTTGGTCTGCTGTTGTTGGTGCGTCTTGGGATCTACATCCCGATGCCAGGAATCGATCGAGAAGCGTTTAAGCAGTTCATCGATCAGGGTGGACAGCTGATCGGTTTCCTCGACATTTTCACCGGCGGTGGCATCTCCACCCTGGGCATCTTTGCCCTTGGGATCCTGCCGTTCATCAATGCCTCGATCATTCTCCAGCTGCTGACCGCAGCGCTGCCGCAGCTGGAAGACCTCCAGAAGAATGAGGGCGAGGCCGGCCGACGCAAGATCGCCCAGATCACCCGCTATGTGGCGCTGGGATGGGGTCTCGTCCAGAGCGTGGTCTTCGCAATGATCCTGCGCCAATACGCCATAGAAGGCCTCAGCGAAGTGACCTTTGTGGTGCAGACGGCACTGGCCCTGGTCACCGGATCGATGGTGGTGATGTGGCTGAGTGAAGTGATCACGGAGCGGGGCATCGGCCAGGGAGCCTCACTGGTGATTTTTCTGAACATCGTCGCCACCCTGCCGCGCACCCTCGGCGCCACGATCGAAGCCGCTCAAACCGGTGACCGCGACACCGTGCTGGGCATCATTGTTCTTGTGCTGGTGTTCCTGGCCACGATCGTTGGAATCATCTTCGTGCAGGAGGGTGCTCGCCGTATCCCCATCGTCAGTGCCAAGCGCCAGGTGGGTGGAGCAGGCGTTCTCCCAACCCGTCAGAGCTATCTGCCGCTCAAGCTGAATGCCGGCGGTGTGATGCCGATCATCTTTGCCTCAGCCCTGATTTTCCTGCCGGTCACCATCGCCAACCTCACCAAGAGCGAGTGGTTGATCCGTGCTGCCAGTGCCCTGAATCCCGGAGCAGCGAACCCCTGGCCGTACGCGCTCACCTTTTTTGGGTTGATCCTGGGCTTCTCCTACTTCTACGCCTCACTCACGGTGAATCCCGCTGACATCGCCACCAACCTGAAACGGGGTGGTGTGGCGATTCCAGGCGTCCGCCCCGGCAGCGCCACGGCCAACTATCTCTCGGGAGTCCAGAACCGCCTCACCTTGCTGGGTGGTCTGTTCCTCGGCGCCGTCGCCATCATTCCTGCGGCCGTGGAACGCGCCACAAATGTGCAGACCTTCCAAGGTCTTGGCGCCACTTCACTGCTGATCCTGGTCGGTGTGGCCATCGACACGGCCAAGCAGGTTCAGACCTATGTGATCTCACAACGCTACGAAGGCCTCGTTCGCCAGTGA
- the rplO gene encoding 50S ribosomal protein L15 encodes MTLRLDSLKSNKGARRRKLRKGRGIAAGQGASCGFGMRGQKSRSGRPTRPGFEGGQMPLYRRVPKLKHFPLVNPKHFTVLNVSALNDLKDGSTVNLDSLVKDGIVTSPKHPLKMLGNGELKAKTLTVQAAAFTASARTKIEAAGGTCEILD; translated from the coding sequence ATGACTCTCCGACTCGATTCCCTCAAATCCAACAAAGGCGCTCGTCGCCGCAAACTGCGCAAGGGCCGCGGCATCGCCGCCGGCCAGGGCGCCAGTTGCGGCTTCGGTATGCGTGGCCAGAAATCCCGCTCGGGTCGCCCCACGCGCCCCGGCTTCGAGGGTGGCCAAATGCCTCTCTACCGCCGGGTGCCGAAGCTGAAGCACTTCCCCCTGGTCAATCCCAAGCACTTCACCGTGCTCAACGTCTCGGCGTTGAACGACCTGAAGGACGGCAGCACCGTCAACTTGGATTCCCTGGTCAAGGACGGCATCGTGACCAGCCCCAAGCATCCGCTGAAGATGCTCGGCAACGGCGAACTGAAAGCCAAAACGCTGACAGTGCAAGCCGCGGCATTCACAGCCTCCGCCCGCACCAAGATCGAAGCCGCAGGTGGCACCTGCGAAATCCTCGACTAA
- the rpsE gene encoding 30S ribosomal protein S5 — protein sequence MTDSSPQSNPNAVPGAADVPAAAEGQQQQQEQRRGRGDRDGRRGDRRGGRRGQERDSEWQERVVQIRRVSKTVKGGKKMSFRAIVVVGNEKGQVGVGVGKAGDVIGAVRKGVADGKKHLVKVPLTRHNSIPTLSNGRDGAASVLIRPAAPGTGVIAGGSIRTVLELAGIKNVLAKRLGSKTPLNNARAAMVALSLLRTHKETAKERGISLEQIYS from the coding sequence ATGACAGATTCCTCCCCCCAATCCAATCCCAACGCCGTACCGGGTGCGGCCGACGTTCCAGCGGCAGCCGAAGGGCAGCAGCAGCAACAGGAACAGCGCCGCGGCCGTGGCGACCGTGACGGTCGTCGTGGCGACCGGCGTGGTGGTCGTCGCGGCCAAGAGCGCGACTCCGAATGGCAAGAGCGCGTGGTTCAAATCCGCCGCGTCTCCAAAACCGTCAAAGGCGGTAAAAAGATGAGCTTCCGGGCCATCGTGGTTGTCGGCAACGAGAAGGGTCAGGTCGGCGTTGGCGTCGGCAAGGCCGGTGATGTGATCGGTGCCGTCCGCAAGGGCGTTGCCGATGGCAAGAAGCACCTCGTCAAGGTGCCGCTGACCCGTCACAACTCCATCCCGACCCTATCCAATGGTCGGGATGGTGCTGCGAGCGTGCTCATCCGCCCGGCAGCCCCTGGTACCGGTGTGATCGCTGGCGGTTCCATCCGCACAGTGCTCGAACTTGCCGGCATCAAGAATGTCCTGGCAAAGCGCCTGGGCAGCAAGACCCCCCTGAACAATGCACGGGCTGCCATGGTGGCCCTGTCGCTTCTCCGCACCCACAAGGAGACGGCCAAGGAACGGGGAATCTCCCTCGAACAGATCTATTCCTGA
- the rplR gene encoding 50S ribosomal protein L18, which translates to MSQLSRKQQTQKRHRRLRRHITGTSDRPRLAVFRSNNHIYAQVIDDAAQSTLCSASTVDKELRAGLKAPAGSCDASVAVGELVAKRAIAKGIQQVVFDRGGNLYHGRIKALADAAREAGLQF; encoded by the coding sequence ATGTCCCAACTGTCCCGCAAACAGCAGACGCAGAAACGCCACCGGCGTCTGCGTCGTCACATCACCGGAACCTCAGACCGTCCGCGGCTGGCCGTGTTCCGCTCCAACAACCACATCTACGCCCAGGTCATCGACGACGCGGCCCAGAGCACACTCTGCTCCGCCTCCACCGTTGACAAGGAACTGCGTGCCGGCCTCAAGGCTCCGGCTGGCAGCTGCGACGCCTCTGTCGCCGTCGGCGAACTGGTCGCCAAGCGCGCCATTGCCAAAGGCATCCAGCAGGTAGTGTTCGACCGCGGCGGAAATCTGTACCACGGCCGGATTAAAGCCCTTGCCGATGCCGCCCGGGAAGCGGGCCTTCAGTTCTGA
- the rplF gene encoding 50S ribosomal protein L6, producing MSRIGKNPVPVPEKVTVSLDGLTVKVKGPKGELERTLPDGVSVSQDNNTIVVSPTSTKRISRERHGLSRTLVANMIEGVNNGYSKALEIVGVGSRAQVKGKTLVVSAGYSHPVEMEAPEGITFKVENNTRVIVSGIDKELVGNEAAKVRAIRPPEPYKGKGIKYEGERILRKAGKSGKK from the coding sequence ATGTCACGAATCGGCAAAAACCCCGTTCCCGTCCCTGAAAAGGTCACCGTTTCCCTCGACGGGCTCACCGTCAAGGTGAAAGGGCCCAAAGGCGAACTGGAGCGCACCCTTCCTGATGGCGTCAGCGTCAGCCAGGACAACAACACCATCGTGGTCTCACCCACGAGCACCAAGCGCATCTCCCGTGAGCGCCACGGCCTGAGCCGCACCCTCGTCGCCAACATGATCGAGGGTGTCAACAACGGCTATAGCAAGGCCCTGGAGATCGTCGGTGTGGGCTCCCGTGCCCAGGTCAAAGGCAAAACCCTCGTGGTGAGTGCTGGCTACAGCCACCCCGTCGAGATGGAAGCGCCTGAGGGCATCACCTTCAAGGTGGAGAACAACACCAGGGTGATTGTCTCCGGAATCGATAAGGAGCTGGTGGGCAACGAAGCCGCCAAGGTCCGCGCCATCCGCCCCCCCGAGCCCTACAAGGGCAAGGGAATCAAGTACGAGGGCGAGCGCATCCTGCGCAAGGCAGGCAAGTCCGGCAAGAAATAA
- the rpsH gene encoding 30S ribosomal protein S8, which yields MANHDPISDMLTRIRNASEKRHETTKIPASRMTRSIAKVLQQEGFISEISEQGEGVRTELVLALKYSGKHRLPTIRSMQRVSKPGLRIYKNTRGLPKVLGGLGVAIISTSKGVMSDRDARREGVGGEVLCYVY from the coding sequence ATGGCCAACCACGACCCCATTTCCGACATGCTCACCCGCATTCGCAATGCGAGTGAGAAACGTCACGAAACCACCAAGATCCCCGCTTCGCGGATGACCCGCAGCATCGCCAAGGTGCTGCAACAGGAGGGCTTCATCTCCGAGATCAGCGAGCAGGGTGAAGGCGTTCGCACCGAACTGGTGCTCGCCCTCAAGTACAGCGGCAAGCACAGGCTGCCCACTATCCGCTCCATGCAGCGGGTCAGCAAGCCCGGTCTCCGCATCTACAAAAACACTCGCGGCCTGCCCAAAGTCCTCGGAGGACTGGGCGTGGCGATCATCTCCACCTCCAAGGGTGTGATGAGCGACCGCGACGCCCGCCGTGAGGGCGTCGGTGGCGAAGTGCTCTGTTACGTCTACTGA
- the rplE gene encoding 50S ribosomal protein L5: MSLKKRYRETIQPKLQKDLSLTNIHEVPKVLKVTVNRGLGEAAANAKSLEASVNELAQITGQKVVVTRAKKAIAGFKIRQGMPIGCAVTLRGDRMYAFLERLINLALPRIRDFRGVSPKSFDGRGNYTLGVREQIIFPEISFDKIDAIRGMDITIVTTARSDEEGRALLREMGMPFQSN; the protein is encoded by the coding sequence ATGTCACTCAAGAAGCGCTACCGGGAGACCATCCAGCCCAAGCTGCAGAAGGATCTCTCCCTCACCAACATCCACGAAGTCCCCAAGGTGCTGAAAGTCACCGTTAACCGGGGTCTCGGCGAAGCCGCCGCCAATGCCAAGTCCCTCGAGGCTTCGGTGAATGAGCTGGCGCAGATCACCGGCCAAAAGGTCGTTGTGACCCGTGCCAAAAAAGCCATCGCCGGCTTCAAGATTCGGCAGGGCATGCCGATCGGCTGTGCCGTCACCCTCCGTGGTGATCGGATGTATGCCTTCCTCGAGCGCCTGATCAACCTGGCGCTGCCCCGCATCCGCGACTTCCGCGGGGTCAGCCCCAAGAGTTTCGATGGCCGCGGCAATTACACCCTTGGGGTGCGCGAACAGATCATCTTCCCTGAGATCTCCTTCGACAAGATCGATGCGATCCGGGGCATGGACATCACCATCGTGACCACTGCCCGTTCGGACGAAGAGGGCCGGGCCCTCCTCCGCGAGATGGGAATGCCGTTCCAGAGCAACTGA
- the rplX gene encoding 50S ribosomal protein L24, producing MATATTKAKATERIKMRIRKGDTVQVIAGKDKGKTGAVLRTLPNENRVVVEGVNMRTRHEKPTQEGETGRIVTEEASLHASNVMLYSTDKKVASRVEIVVDKDGTKKRRLKKTGEVLD from the coding sequence ATGGCGACTGCAACCACCAAGGCCAAGGCCACCGAGCGCATCAAAATGCGCATCCGTAAGGGCGACACCGTTCAGGTAATCGCCGGCAAAGACAAGGGCAAGACCGGTGCCGTTCTGCGCACTCTGCCCAACGAGAACCGTGTCGTCGTGGAGGGCGTAAACATGCGCACCCGCCATGAAAAGCCCACCCAAGAGGGCGAGACCGGCCGCATCGTGACGGAGGAAGCTTCCCTGCATGCCTCCAACGTGATGCTGTATTCCACCGACAAAAAGGTGGCAAGCCGCGTTGAAATCGTCGTCGACAAGGACGGCACCAAGAAGCGCCGGCTCAAGAAAACCGGTGAAGTCCTCGACTGA
- the rplN gene encoding 50S ribosomal protein L14, producing the protein MIQQESYLTVADNSGAKRIQCIRVLGTNRRYAHVGDVIVAAVKDAAPNMGVKKSDVVKAVVVRTKATMRRETGNSIRFDDNAAVIINDDKNPKGTRVFGPVARELRERSFTKIVSLAPEVI; encoded by the coding sequence GTGATCCAGCAGGAGTCCTATCTCACCGTTGCCGACAACAGCGGCGCCAAGCGCATCCAGTGCATTCGCGTCCTCGGCACCAACCGTCGCTACGCCCACGTTGGCGACGTGATCGTTGCCGCCGTCAAGGATGCCGCCCCCAACATGGGTGTCAAAAAGTCCGACGTGGTGAAGGCCGTTGTGGTGCGCACCAAAGCCACCATGCGTCGTGAGACCGGAAACTCAATCCGGTTCGACGACAACGCCGCCGTCATCATCAACGACGACAAAAACCCGAAAGGCACTCGCGTCTTCGGACCGGTGGCCCGTGAGCTGCGTGAGCGCAGCTTCACCAAAATCGTGTCCCTCGCTCCGGAGGTGATCTGA
- the rpsQ gene encoding 30S ribosomal protein S17 gives MAVKERIGTVVSDKMEKTVVVAVESRFPHPIYQKTVSRTTRYKAHDEDNTCRVGDRVRITETRPMSRQKRWAIAEVLSHSPKAAAEEANKAEAQEVKQ, from the coding sequence ATGGCAGTCAAGGAAAGGATCGGCACCGTCGTCAGCGACAAGATGGAAAAAACGGTGGTGGTCGCGGTGGAAAGCCGCTTCCCACACCCCATCTATCAAAAGACGGTCAGCCGTACCACCCGTTACAAGGCTCACGACGAAGACAACACCTGTCGCGTCGGTGACCGCGTTCGCATCACTGAAACCCGTCCGATGAGCCGCCAGAAGCGGTGGGCCATCGCCGAGGTTCTCAGCCACAGCCCCAAGGCTGCAGCTGAAGAAGCCAACAAGGCTGAAGCTCAGGAGGTGAAGCAGTGA
- the rpmC gene encoding 50S ribosomal protein L29, producing the protein MARPNAADVRSLSDSDINEQIDGLRRELFQLRFEQATRQLANTHRFKEVRIKLAQLLTVQSERQRSTAS; encoded by the coding sequence ATGGCCCGTCCTAACGCCGCCGATGTGCGCAGCCTGTCCGATTCGGACATCAACGAACAGATCGACGGCCTGCGCCGCGAACTGTTCCAACTCCGTTTCGAGCAGGCCACGCGCCAGCTCGCCAACACGCACCGTTTCAAAGAGGTCCGCATCAAGCTGGCCCAGCTGCTGACGGTGCAGTCGGAGCGCCAGCGCTCCACCGCCTCCTGA
- the rplP gene encoding 50S ribosomal protein L16, which produces MLSPKRVKFRKQQRGRMRGVATRGNTIAFGQFALQAQECGWITSRQIEASRRAMTRYVKRGGKIWIRIFPDKPVTMRAAETRMGSGKGNPEFWVAVIKPGRILFEMGGDEITPEIAKEAMRLAQYKLPVKTKFIQLDEQEKSAGAKAPAASEAVTVES; this is translated from the coding sequence ATGCTGAGTCCAAAACGCGTCAAATTCCGTAAGCAGCAGCGAGGCCGCATGCGCGGCGTCGCCACCCGGGGCAACACCATTGCCTTCGGACAGTTCGCGCTGCAGGCACAGGAATGTGGCTGGATCACCTCGCGCCAGATCGAGGCCAGCCGTCGTGCCATGACCCGCTACGTCAAGCGTGGCGGAAAAATCTGGATCCGGATCTTCCCCGACAAGCCGGTCACCATGCGCGCTGCCGAAACCCGGATGGGTTCCGGTAAGGGCAACCCAGAATTCTGGGTGGCGGTGATCAAGCCCGGCCGGATCCTGTTCGAGATGGGCGGTGACGAAATCACCCCCGAAATCGCCAAGGAAGCCATGCGCCTCGCGCAATACAAGCTTCCCGTGAAGACCAAGTTCATCCAGCTGGATGAGCAGGAGAAGTCAGCTGGTGCCAAGGCTCCGGCAGCTTCTGAAGCCGTCACCGTGGAGTCCTGA
- the rpsC gene encoding 30S ribosomal protein S3, protein MGHKINPTGLRLGITQEHRSRWYASSKNYPALLQEDDRIRKFIHKKYGSAGISDVLIARKADQLEVELKTARPGVLVGRQGSGIEDLRSGIQKTVGDSSRQVRINVVEVERVDGDAFLLAEYIAQQLEKRVAFRRTIRMAVQRAQRAGVLGLKIQVSGRLNGAEIARTEWTREGRVPLHTLRADIDYATKVASTTYGVLGIKVWVFKGEVLSEQAQPMPVGAAPRRRASRRPQQFEDRSNEG, encoded by the coding sequence ATGGGACACAAAATCAACCCAACCGGTCTGCGCCTGGGGATCACCCAGGAACACCGGTCACGCTGGTACGCCTCCAGCAAAAACTATCCGGCCCTCCTTCAGGAGGATGACCGGATTCGCAAGTTCATCCACAAGAAGTACGGCTCAGCCGGCATCAGCGATGTGCTGATCGCCCGTAAGGCCGATCAACTTGAAGTTGAACTCAAGACCGCACGCCCTGGTGTGCTGGTCGGCCGTCAAGGCAGCGGCATCGAAGACCTTCGTTCCGGCATTCAGAAGACCGTCGGCGACTCCAGTCGTCAGGTGCGGATCAATGTTGTCGAGGTCGAACGCGTCGACGGTGATGCCTTCCTCCTCGCCGAATACATCGCCCAGCAGCTTGAGAAGCGTGTGGCCTTCCGCCGCACCATCCGCATGGCTGTGCAGCGCGCTCAGCGTGCCGGTGTTCTGGGTCTGAAGATCCAGGTGTCCGGTCGCCTGAACGGTGCTGAGATCGCTCGGACGGAATGGACCCGTGAGGGTCGGGTGCCCCTGCACACCCTGCGTGCCGACATCGACTACGCCACCAAGGTGGCCAGCACGACCTACGGCGTGCTCGGCATCAAGGTGTGGGTGTTCAAGGGCGAGGTGCTGAGCGAACAAGCTCAGCCCATGCCGGTGGGGGCCGCCCCCCGGCGCCGGGCCAGCCGTCGGCCCCAACAGTTCGAAGACCGCTCCAACGAGGGTTGA
- the rplV gene encoding 50S ribosomal protein L22 produces the protein MTSSTPTAPTAQAHGRFIRGSVSKVRRVLDQIRGRTYRDALIMLEFMPYRSTGPITKVLRSAVANAEHNLGLDPSSLVISSASADMGPSMKRYRPRAQGRAFQIKKQTCHISIAVAAQTDS, from the coding sequence ATGACATCGTCAACCCCAACGGCACCCACTGCCCAGGCTCACGGACGCTTCATCCGAGGCTCTGTGTCCAAGGTGCGTCGTGTGCTCGACCAAATCCGTGGCCGCACCTACCGCGACGCGCTGATCATGCTCGAGTTCATGCCCTACCGCTCCACCGGCCCGATCACCAAGGTGCTCCGGTCTGCGGTGGCCAACGCTGAGCACAACCTCGGTCTTGACCCCTCTTCTCTGGTGATCTCGAGCGCCAGCGCTGACATGGGCCCTTCCATGAAGCGCTATCGCCCCCGCGCCCAAGGCCGGGCTTTCCAGATCAAGAAACAGACCTGCCACATCAGCATTGCTGTGGCGGCTCAGACCGATTCCTGA
- the rpsS gene encoding 30S ribosomal protein S19, with product MGRSLKKGPFIADSLLRKVEKQNDNDDKSVIKTWSRASTILPMMIGHTIAVHNGRTHVPVFITEQMVGHKLGEFAPTRTFKGHIRDKKGGR from the coding sequence ATGGGACGTTCACTCAAAAAAGGTCCGTTTATTGCCGACAGCCTGCTTCGCAAGGTTGAAAAGCAGAACGACAACGACGACAAGTCTGTGATCAAGACCTGGTCACGGGCCTCCACGATCCTGCCGATGATGATCGGCCACACGATCGCGGTTCACAACGGCCGCACCCATGTGCCGGTGTTCATCACCGAGCAAATGGTGGGTCACAAGCTGGGAGAGTTCGCTCCCACCCGCACCTTCAAGGGCCACATCAGAGACAAGAAAGGAGGCCGCTAA
- the rplB gene encoding 50S ribosomal protein L2 — protein sequence MAIRNFRPYTPGTRTRVVTDFSEITSRKPERTLVVAKHRRKGRNNRGVITCRHRGGGHKRLYRVVDFRRNKHGVTAKVAAIHYDPHRNARLALLFYADGEKRYILAPAGVQVGQTVVSGPDAPIENGNAMPLSSVPLGSAVHCVELYAGRGGQMVRTAGASAQVMAKEGDYVALKLPSTEVRLVRRECYATLGEVGNSEMRNTSLGKAGRRRWLGRRPQVRGSVMNPCDHPHGGGEGRAPIGRSGPVTPWGKPALGLKTRKRNKPSNQYVLRKRRKTSKRSRGGRDS from the coding sequence TCACTGATTTCAGTGAGATCACCAGCCGCAAGCCGGAGCGGACCCTGGTGGTGGCTAAACACCGCCGCAAGGGTCGCAACAACCGCGGTGTGATCACCTGCCGCCATCGCGGTGGTGGCCACAAGCGCCTCTACCGCGTGGTTGATTTCCGTCGCAACAAGCACGGTGTCACCGCCAAGGTGGCCGCAATTCACTACGACCCGCACCGCAACGCGCGTCTGGCACTGCTCTTCTACGCCGATGGCGAGAAGCGCTACATCCTGGCTCCCGCAGGAGTTCAGGTGGGTCAGACCGTGGTCTCCGGCCCTGATGCCCCGATCGAGAACGGCAACGCCATGCCGTTGTCCTCGGTGCCCCTCGGTTCGGCTGTTCACTGCGTTGAGCTCTACGCCGGTCGAGGCGGCCAGATGGTCCGGACAGCCGGTGCCAGCGCCCAGGTGATGGCAAAAGAAGGCGACTACGTCGCTCTGAAGCTGCCCTCCACCGAGGTTCGCCTGGTTCGCCGCGAGTGCTACGCCACCCTCGGCGAGGTCGGCAACTCCGAAATGCGCAACACCAGCCTGGGTAAGGCCGGTCGTCGCCGCTGGCTCGGACGTCGTCCTCAGGTTCGAGGCAGTGTGATGAACCCCTGCGATCACCCCCACGGTGGTGGTGAGGGTCGTGCACCGATCGGCCGTTCCGGCCCGGTGACCCCCTGGGGCAAACCCGCCCTCGGTCTCAAGACCCGCAAGCGGAACAAACCCAGCAACCAATACGTGCTCCGGAAGCGTCGCAAGACCTCCAAGCGGAGCCGTGGCGGACGCGATTCCTGA